The following is a genomic window from Amycolatopsis australiensis.
CTTCTCGGCGACGGAGACCGCGGAGGCCCTCGGCATCTCGCCGGGCAACGTGCGCGTGACGCAGCACCGCGCCCTGACCCGGCTGCGCGCGATGATCGGCGGCGAAGAGTTCTAGACCACCCCAGCGGCGGGCGGGGAAACCTCTTTTACCCCCTGGAAGAGGTTTCCCCGCTCGCATCCAAGCCGTAGACCGAGCGGGCGTTGTGCTCGAAGACGGCCAGCCGCTCGGCGTCCGACAGCGACCCGGTCAGGGCGATCGCCGCGTCCAGCACCAGCTCGTAGGACGCCGCCAGCTCGCAGACCGGCCAGTCCGAGCCGAACAGCAGCCGCGACGGGCCGAACACCTCCAGCACGTGGTCGACGTACCGGCGCAGGTGCCCGACCTCCCAGCCCGACCAGTCCGCTTCCGTGACCAGCCCGGAAAGCTTGCAAGCCACGTTTTCGTGTGCCGCCAGCGCGGCCACCCGCGACGCCCACGGCTCCCACTCCCCCGCCGCGATCCCCGGCTTCGCCGCGTGGTCCAGCACCAGCCGCAGCTGCGGCAGCCGCGCCGCCAGCGAAGCGGCCGCGGGCAGCTGGTCGACGCGCACCAGCAGGTCGTACGCCAGCCCGGCGTCCGCCACCGCGCGAAGTCCCGCCACGACCGAGGGGCGCAGCAGCCAATCGTCGTCCGGCTCGGTCTCCACCTGGTGCCGGATCCCGACCAGCGGGCCGGCCGAGGCCGCCAGCCGGTCCGCGACGTCCGGGGCCGTCAGGTCGGCCCAGCCGACCACGCCCGCGATCACCGGCTCGGCGGCCGCCGTCGCGAGGAACTCGGCGGTCTCCTCCGCCGACGACACGGTCTGGACCAGCACCGTCGCGTGCACGCCCGCCGCCTTCGTCACCGCGCGCAGGTCGTCCACCGTGTACGGACGGCGGATCGGGTCGAGCGCCGCCCCCGCCATCCACGGGTACTCGCGCCGCGCCGGGTCCCACAGGTGGTGGTGGGCGTCGATCATGAGACTCCTTCGGCGATCACGACGTCGGCACGCAACAGCCCCGCGTCGACGAGCTCGGTCCACAGTTCCGGCGGCACCGCCGCCCGCGCGCGCCGCGTGTTGACGCTGACCTGCGAAGGATCATGCGCGCCGACGACGACCGACGCCACCGCGGGATGCGCCATCGGCAGCGCCAGCGCGGCTTCCGGCAGCTCGACACCGTGCCGCGCGCAGACCGCCGCGATCCGGCTCGCCCGCTCGACCAGTTCCGGCGGCGCCTCGGCGTAGTCGTAGAAGCGGCCCGGTTCGGCCGTGGCGAGGATGCCGCCGTTGAACGCGCCGCCGGCGACCACGGCGACACCGCGCTCCAGGCAGAGCGGCAGCAGCTCGTCGAGCGCCGGCTGGTCGAGCAGCGTGTAGCGGCCCGCCACCAGCACGACGTCGAGGTCGGTGCGCCGGACGAACTCCGCGAGCATCGGCGCCTGGTTCATCCCGGCGCCGAATGCGCGGATCACGCCCTGCTCCCGCAGCTCGTGCAACGCCGGGAAGGCGCCGCGCAGGGCTTCCTCGAAGTGGTCGTCGGGGTCGTGGACGTACACGATGTCGACGCGGTCGAGCCCGAGCCGCGTCAGGCTGTCCTCCAGCGACCGCAGGACGCCGTCGCGGCTGAAGTCCCAGCGGCGCCTGTACGCGGCCGGGACGGCGAAACCCTGGTCGTCCTGCACGTCGGCGCCGGCGGGGTTCGGTTCCAGCACGCGGCCGGCCTTCGTGGACAGCACGTACTCGTCGCGGGGAAAGGAACGCAGCGCCGCGCCGAGCCGCGTCTCCGACAGACCGAGGCCGTAGTGCGGCGCGGTGTCGAAGTACCGGACGCCTTCGTCCCACGCGCGGCGCACGGTCGCGTCGGCGGTCTCGTCGCTGATCGCGTGGTACAGGTTGCCCAGCTGCGCGCAGCCGAGCCCGAGCGGGGAGAGGGAGAGTCGCAACGCCGTCACTCCTTCACCGGCAGTTCCCAGACCAGCCCGATGCCGGTGTCGTTGCCGGAGTAGTCGTCCTCGACGTCCAGCAGCTCGGCCATCCTCGCCTGCCACGGGACGTTCGCGGGATGGTTCCGCAGCGCCGCCCGCATCGCCGCGTAGTCGTCGACTTCGACGACGTGGAACAGGTCGAGACCGTTACGCCAGATCCGCCAGCTGTGGACGCCCGCTTCGCGCAGCGCGGTGTCCAGCTCGGGCGGGATGACCGCGTGGACGCGCTCGTACTCCGCTTCCCTGCCGGGCTTGAGTCGGGTGTGCAGAGCCACCCGTTGCGGTGGGGGCTGGTGGGTCATCACCACTCCTTTGCCGGAACATGGCACGCTGGACAGCAACACCGAAACATCCGAGGTCTGTTGCAGGGAGGGCGGACGCGATGCCCGTCACCGATGTCGCGATCGACAAGATCAAGGACATGATCATCTCCGGCGAGCTGGCGCCGGGCGACCGGCTGCCGAAGGAGGCCGAGCTGGCCCAGCGGCTCGGGCTCTCGCGCAGCTCCCTGCGGGAGGCCGTGAAGGCGTTGTGCCTGATCAGGGTGCTCGACGTCCGGCAAGGCGACGGCACGTACGTCACCAGCCTGGAGCCGAACCTGCTGCTCGACGCGATGACGTTCGTGGTCGACTTCCACCGCGACGACACCGTGCT
Proteins encoded in this region:
- a CDS encoding amidohydrolase family protein; this encodes MIDAHHHLWDPARREYPWMAGAALDPIRRPYTVDDLRAVTKAAGVHATVLVQTVSSAEETAEFLATAAAEPVIAGVVGWADLTAPDVADRLAASAGPLVGIRHQVETEPDDDWLLRPSVVAGLRAVADAGLAYDLLVRVDQLPAAASLAARLPQLRLVLDHAAKPGIAAGEWEPWASRVAALAAHENVACKLSGLVTEADWSGWEVGHLRRYVDHVLEVFGPSRLLFGSDWPVCELAASYELVLDAAIALTGSLSDAERLAVFEHNARSVYGLDASGETSSRG
- a CDS encoding aldo/keto reductase; translation: MRLSLSPLGLGCAQLGNLYHAISDETADATVRRAWDEGVRYFDTAPHYGLGLSETRLGAALRSFPRDEYVLSTKAGRVLEPNPAGADVQDDQGFAVPAAYRRRWDFSRDGVLRSLEDSLTRLGLDRVDIVYVHDPDDHFEEALRGAFPALHELREQGVIRAFGAGMNQAPMLAEFVRRTDLDVVLVAGRYTLLDQPALDELLPLCLERGVAVVAGGAFNGGILATAEPGRFYDYAEAPPELVERASRIAAVCARHGVELPEAALALPMAHPAVASVVVGAHDPSQVSVNTRRARAAVPPELWTELVDAGLLRADVVIAEGVS
- a CDS encoding L-rhamnose mutarotase; amino-acid sequence: MTHQPPPQRVALHTRLKPGREAEYERVHAVIPPELDTALREAGVHSWRIWRNGLDLFHVVEVDDYAAMRAALRNHPANVPWQARMAELLDVEDDYSGNDTGIGLVWELPVKE